The genomic segment GATCACCGAAAGGGAACGCAGAGACGTACTCGCCGCCCTGGAAGACGCAGCCGACCGGCTGCGTCAGGAAGACGACGCCGACTAACTACTGCCGGACCAACCTCGGTCCGGCATCACCCTCTGCACGGGTACTGCGCCACGGGTTGATATCCAGCCCTCCACGCCGCATGTACCGGGCACAAACCATCAATTCCGTTGGCTGGCACCGGGCCATCAAATCCGTAAACACGGTTTCCACACAGTGCTCATGGAAATCCTGCTTCTGGCGGAAGCTGACCACGTAACGCAGCAAACCCGCACGGTCTATCTTCGGGCCGGTATAACGAACGAACACGCTGGCCCAGTCAGGCTGACCAGTGACCGGGCAATTGCTTTTCAGCAGGTGGGAACACAGCTGCTCGCTGACCACTTCCTCGCCTGCGCTGAGTGAATCTGCCGAGTATTCGTAAACCACATCGTCTACCGGCTCGTCATCAATCAGCTCATAGCCCTGCGGCCGACCTTCCGCAGGCGCGGATTCGTCGACACTGAACAGCCGCACAGTCACGGCGGCACCACAGGCACTGGACAAGTCTGCGGTAATGGTCTCGGCAACCTGATCCGCCGATGAGAACACCGCCTGGTTCAGGGAATTCAGGTAGAGCTTCAGGGATTTGCTTTCGATAATCGACGGCGACGCCGCCGGAAAACGGATCTCCCCCCAGGCAACTGCTGGCACGCCGCCCGGGCGCAACCAGGATATCTCCCACGCCTGCCAGAGGTCCTCACCAAACCATGGCCAGCGGCCATCCTCCAGCCCGATACGGCGGCGGTTTTCCTCACGGGCAACCGGGAACAACAGGGACGGATCGTACTGATCCGGATAGTCGCTGGACTTACCCAGCGGCGCATTGTGCAAAGCCATAGTTTTTCCTGAAACCTGTCAGTGGCGGATACCCTTGCCCCGGGCAAGCATACGCAGTGCAATGGTCGCCAAAAGGACAATGAAAACCAGAATCATACCAAGGGAGACGAACGGATTAACGTCTGAAACACCCAGTATGCCGAAGCGGAAACCATTCACCATATAGAGTATAGGGTTGGCCATCGACACGCCCTGCCAGAACCCCGGCAACATATCGATGCTGTAGAACACCCCACCAAGGTACGTCAGCGGTGTCAGCACAAACGTGGGCACAATGGAAATATCATCAAACTTGGTGGCCAGCATGGCATTGATAAAGCCCCCCAGGGAAAACAACGCCGATGTCAGGAATACCGTCATTACCACCATGGGCAGGCTGTGAATCGATAACCGGGTAAAAGCAAGAGACAGCAAGGTAACCACCAGGCCAATACTCAGCCCCCGGGCCATACCGCCCGCAACGTAACCGGCCAGGATAGTCCAGTTGGGAACCGGCGACACCAGAAGCTCCTCAATGCTGCGCTGAAACTTCATGGAAAAAAACGATGACACCACGTTGGCGTAGGAGTTGGTGATCACCGCCATCATGATCAGCCCCGGCACAATGAACTGCATATAGTCGAACCCGCCCATTTCACCAATGCGCGAGCCGATCAGGTTGCCGAAGATAATAAAATACAGCGTCATGGTGACCGCAGGCGGCAACAGAGTCTGGGGCCATATCCGGGTAAACCGGCGAATCTCCCGAAGTACAATGGTACAGAACGCGGTCCACAAAGCATGCAAGGTCACGCCGTCACCTCCGCCTGCCGGTTGGTCTCACGGGCGTTATCTTCCACCATGCGCACGAACAACTCTTCCAGCCGGTTGGCTTTGGTGCGCATGCTGATTACCTTGATGCCCTGCTTTTCCAGCTCAACAAAGAGGGCGTTCAGGCCCTGCCCTTTGGCCACCTCGGCCTCCAGTGCCCCGTCGTCGTTGAGTTCGCAAGAAAAGCCTTCGAGCTCCGGGGCGGCATCAACGGGCTGCTCGAGATCCAGCACGAATGTTTCCACACTCAGCTGTTTAAGCAGCTCGCGCTTGCTGGTGTGCCGGATAATCTCCCCGTGGTCAATGATCGCAATATTGCGGCAAAGCGCCTCGGCTTCTTCAAGATAATGAGTGGTCAGAATGATCGTGGTGCCCTGGCGGTTCATTTCTTCCAGGAACTGCCACATAGAACGGCGCAGTTCGATATCAACGCCGGCGGTGGGCTCATCGAGAATCAGCAGGCGTGGTTCATGCACCAGCGCACGGGCAATCATCAGCCGCCGCTTCATACCGCCAGACAGCATCCGCGACGGGGTGTCTCGCTTGTCCCACAAGCCCAGTTTCCGGAGGTACTTCTCCGCCGAGATCCTGGCCTGCTTGAGTGGAATGCCGTAGTAACCGGCCTGAGTGGTGACTATGTCGAAGACCTTTTCAAACTGGTTGAAATTGAACTCCTGTGGCACCACGCCAAGGTTCAGCTTCGCGGCGGACAGTTCGGTATCGATGTCATGGCCGAACACCTTCACCCGCCCACCGGATTTGTTCACCAACGAAGACACAATGCCCAGGGTGGTGGATTTTCCAGCACCATTCGGGCCCAAAAGTGCGAAAAAATCGCCTTCCTGTACCTGAAGATCAATCCCCTTAAGCGCCTGAAAGCCACTGCTGTAGCTTTTGACCAGCCCTTCAATTTCCAATGCGTAGGTCATAACCAAACCGTTATCTGAGAGGAACGTGTGCCGAAACCGGCAAATAGGTAGAGAGCTAGGTGATTGTGGCGATCTGACGAAAATCAAGGGGGGGGGGGTGAGCAC from the Marinobacter sp. LQ44 genome contains:
- a CDS encoding ABC transporter ATP-binding protein; the encoded protein is MTYALEIEGLVKSYSSGFQALKGIDLQVQEGDFFALLGPNGAGKSTTLGIVSSLVNKSGGRVKVFGHDIDTELSAAKLNLGVVPQEFNFNQFEKVFDIVTTQAGYYGIPLKQARISAEKYLRKLGLWDKRDTPSRMLSGGMKRRLMIARALVHEPRLLILDEPTAGVDIELRRSMWQFLEEMNRQGTTIILTTHYLEEAEALCRNIAIIDHGEIIRHTSKRELLKQLSVETFVLDLEQPVDAAPELEGFSCELNDDGALEAEVAKGQGLNALFVELEKQGIKVISMRTKANRLEELFVRMVEDNARETNRQAEVTA
- a CDS encoding ABC transporter permease, with protein sequence MTLHALWTAFCTIVLREIRRFTRIWPQTLLPPAVTMTLYFIIFGNLIGSRIGEMGGFDYMQFIVPGLIMMAVITNSYANVVSSFFSMKFQRSIEELLVSPVPNWTILAGYVAGGMARGLSIGLVVTLLSLAFTRLSIHSLPMVVMTVFLTSALFSLGGFINAMLATKFDDISIVPTFVLTPLTYLGGVFYSIDMLPGFWQGVSMANPILYMVNGFRFGILGVSDVNPFVSLGMILVFIVLLATIALRMLARGKGIRH
- the queF gene encoding NADPH-dependent 7-cyano-7-deazaguanine reductase QueF (Catalyzes the NADPH-dependent reduction of 7-cyano-7-deazaguanine (preQ0) to 7-aminomethyl-7-deazaguanine (preQ1) in queuosine biosynthesis) — encoded protein: MALHNAPLGKSSDYPDQYDPSLLFPVAREENRRRIGLEDGRWPWFGEDLWQAWEISWLRPGGVPAVAWGEIRFPAASPSIIESKSLKLYLNSLNQAVFSSADQVAETITADLSSACGAAVTVRLFSVDESAPAEGRPQGYELIDDEPVDDVVYEYSADSLSAGEEVVSEQLCSHLLKSNCPVTGQPDWASVFVRYTGPKIDRAGLLRYVVSFRQKQDFHEHCVETVFTDLMARCQPTELMVCARYMRRGGLDINPWRSTRAEGDAGPRLVRQ